A window of Salvia splendens isolate huo1 chromosome 8, SspV2, whole genome shotgun sequence genomic DNA:
atttaactttataaaattaaaatctcatatttaaaaaaagaaacaaaatgaaggatggaaaatggaagaagaagaagttaattttaaaataatatccgATTTAGCAgatcattgaaataatatcagattgaaaaagtaaaaaatgtttaaagtcAAATCTAGCAGCCCAAAAGGGCATTTTCGGGTGGAAAAATGTTAAAAGGaccaattttgaaataaacccttagtccagggactactgtagatatttttaaaatccagCAACTATTGGCGAGATAAGTCTATAGTTCGGGTACCATTTTTGTATTCAAAAAAATTGATCACGTAAACATAATATTCTAAATatctaaattattttaattaaaattattaatttatgtattttattataaaaaagttTTGTGTGAGTTGGCtgcatttatttaattttataaaattaaatctgatatttaaaaataaaataaaataaaggatagtaaagggaagaagaagataattttaaaatacagATTTTATACATTATTGATTGTGAAAAGTCGAAATTGCCCAGCAGCCCAAAATGGTATTTTCGGGtgaaaaaatgtcaaaatgatcaattttgaaataaaccctTAGTGCAGGGACTACTGtagatatttttttaaagtcCACATACTATTGACGATATAAACCTACAATTTATGGACCATTTTtgtaattcaaaaaaaaattgatcacGTAAATATAATACtcttatattgatatttttcatCCAAAGCATGCAAATGATTTCATGATTTTCAAGTTATAAATTGACCAAATGGTTTCATACTATCAATATATCCCAATGCGATTGAATAAATTCCGATTACAACGGTCCTCCCATCATCACCTCAGAAGCTTTCAGAACTTCTCGTGGGCAAAATGTATCCTCCTCTTCCCATGTCGAAATACGTAAATCTGAACAACCTTTTCTGCATAATCTAATACCCTTTTTCTCGATCAAGAATCTAATTTTCATTTCCATTTGACCACGATTGAGTTTAGGCTTTTTTTTACGTATTCTGAATATTTGTTCTTCACCTAGTTTTCCCTGACTTTAAAGGAAAAGATTCAGCACCATACCTTCCACCATTACATTTTCTTTGAGTTGCATTTATTTGGATTTGATTTGTTGCCAAttatgtttaattggagagtTGCAATTTCTTCTTTGTATTCATTTAAAGGATTATTATGGGTTTCTTAACTCCCTGTAGCAGAAAGTCTCATTTTCACCTAAatatatgtttatatttatgttgGGGATTTGATATTTAAGTAGGGAATGATCAGCAGATAGTTTGTGTGAAGTTATTGAACCCAAATGATTGAATCATGATTTGAGTTTTATGGCTGTTAGAAAAAGGCCCTCTTCGTTTAGTGTATTTGGGGATATGAAGTCACAGTCTTTTTAGGCGTTGGACTATTGAAGTAGAGAGCAATAGCCAACATGGCTCACTTAACCTATTCTGGTTCAATGGGTGATGGCTCACACCATTGTCAGGGAGTGCAGATTGTCCCGTTCAAGACCTCAACGACGTCGTTGCAGATGCTTTTGTTGCACGGGAATTTGGAGATTTGTGTGGAGGGAGCCAAGAATCTTCCTAATATGGATTTATTGAACAATAGCATAGGTGATATGATAGGGACTTTGTCGGGGAAAATACAAACAAGTGACCCTTATGTCACAATTGCAATATCTGGTGCTGTAATTTGTAGGACTTTCGTGATTAGAGATGATGAAAATCCTGTTTGGGACCAGCATTTTAATGTCCCAGTAGCACATTATGGTACAGAGGTGCAGTTTATTGTTAAAGACAACGATTTCCTGGGATCTGAGATCATAGGGGCTGTTGGGATCCCTATGGAGCAGTTAACCTCTGGGACTAGAATGAGTGGAACTTATCCAATCATCGGTGCAAACGGGAAGCCGTGTAACAAGGGGGCTGCTTTGAGCCTATGGATTCAGTATATACCGATGGAGAATATGTCAATTTATCATGATGGAGTGGGATCAAACCTTAAGAATGAAGGTGTGGCCGGTACCTATTTTCCTCTTAGGATAGGTGGAACTGTCACACTGTACCAAGATGCTCATGTGCATAATGGTACACTTTCAGATGTGGTGTTGAGTGATGGAACGACATATAAAAATGGTAGTTGCTGGCGCGATATATATGATGCGATATCTCAAGCTCGCTGGCTAGTTTATATCACAGGATGGTCTGTTTATCACCTAGTTCAACTAGTTAGGGACGATCCTCTTGTAACAAACAGTAGCTTGGGAGAGCTTCTTAAATCCAAGTCTCAAGAAGGGGTGAGAATACTGCTCCTTGTATGGGATGATCCTACTTCTACGACCATATTGGGGTATAAAACTGTAAGGAACCATCTCTGTTGTGTACTTATGTTTGTATTTCAAGATAATATTAGTGGGTGTCAGGGGTGAAATGGCTTACTGTTTTCTTGTCATGCTATTCATAGCACATATTTTTTGCCATGTTTTGATAACTTAAACTAAATCGAGGTGTTCCTTGATTCAGAAGTTCAATGCTCTATAAATTTATGCATTTGTTAATGTGCATTACTTTAATGATGAATTTTCAAGCTTCTAGTTTAAAGGTGTTCCATGATTCAGAAGTTCAATGCTCTATGAATTTATGTATTTGGTAATATGCATAAATCTAATGATGAATTTTCAAGCTTCTAGTTTAAACATCATAACTTTATTTACTGCTTATTACAACAGGAAGGGGTAATGAATACCGGGGATGATGAAACGCGCCGCTATTTTAAGCATTCATGCGTGAAAGTACTATTATGTCCAAGAAGTGCTGGGAGAGGTAGCTGGGCCAAAAAGCAGGTTGGTTTCTGAATCCTACTCTGCTGATAATGACTTGATTCCTAAACTTTCATCTGTAAAAAGTTGTGAGCCATATAAGAAGAGTTTCCTTGCAAGACCTTTGGTACACTTACAGTCCGGAGCTAGAATTTTTCTGAGTCAAAAAGAAATAATTTCGGTAGAGAAAGCTATAAATCTGGTTCTTCCGAACTACTGATCTCATATGCCTGCAAATGGAATTTTTTATACACCATTTTTCCTGTTGATGTTAGCTTGAGGTTGTGTGTTTTGAGATCTTAATAcatgtgagattattttaaaaGCAAAAAAAGTGCTCAAGTTTTCATAAAATGAACATTTTCTACACTTGTGTTCATCCTAAGATTCCGAATCAAGTGTGACTTGAATGTTTTGTTATATCATTAGGAAACAGAAACAATCTATACTCATCACCAGAAAAGTGTGATCGTAGATGCTGTCGCTGGTGATAATAGAAGAAAGATAATAGCATTTGTTGGGGGACTTGACTTATGCAAGGGAAGATATGATACTCCACAACACCCAATATTTAGCACATTGCTAAGTATTCACAAAGATGACTACCACAATCCTAATTTTGTGGTAATTGCTTTCTCTAATCATTTATTTACAGCATATTATCTTTTTCAACTTTGCAAATGCATATTAGTTCGGTAGTGCATATGTATGGAGGTTGAAACACCGAACGTATATTTTTCTGATAAAATAAGTAACTGGTACTTAATCTCAAAAGGGATTAAGTGACAAAAGATTAAGGGAGGTAGAAGAAATTAACTTTTCTAATTGAAATATAGTTCCTCTGTATTCTTCATTTCATTATGAATGTTTCATATAATTAAACAGGGACCTACTTTGGGTTGTCCAAGAGAGGCATGGCATGATTTACATTGCAGGTTTGATGGTCAAGCAGCATGTGACATCTTGAGAAACTTTGAAGAACGATGGTTAAAGGCCTCAAAGCGCCATGGCCAACTGAAGCTTTCACATGATGATTCTTTACTCAAGCTTAAACGAATTCCGGATATCTTAGGATTAGAAGAGTCCGCCAAAGTTACAGAAGGCGATCCAGAGGCTTGGAACGTCCAGGTAGGACAAAATTACATTATGAGGTCTTTTTGTATCCCACGATGGAGCTAAATTTACCACGTATATAGGTTTTCCGTTCGATTGACTCCAACTCTGTTAGAGGATTCCCCAAGGATCCAAGAAAGGCCACAGAAAAGGTAAACAATATCTTAGTCTTATTTATTATCTTTCCAACCATGGTTGTAATGAAAGAATTAATAGTTGATTCCATTAAACAGAACCTAGTATGCGGGAAGAATGTATTTATAGACATGAGTATACATACAGCCTACGTAAAGGCAATTCGTGCTGCTCAACACTTCATTTACATTGAGAACCAGTACTTCCTTGGGTCATCATACAATTGGGCTACTTACAAGAACTTGGGTAAGGAACTCATTGTGGCAGTGAAAAAGGGTTGTGTATTCATCTCTACATCTTTTGTCTATCAGCAAGTACAAGATGAATCAGTTTCTCCTTTTTTAGGTGCAAACAATCTAATTCCTATGGAAATTGCTCTGAAGATTGCTAAGAAGATCCGAGCAAAGGAGAGGTTCGCTGTGTACATTGTCATTCCAATGTGGCCCGAAGGAGTTCCCTCCAGCACGGCCACCCAAAGAATTCTCTTTTGGCAGGTGGGCTCTTGTATCCAATATAAAAGGTTTATGATTCTTTAAATGTTTATGTAATGCTAATATTATCTGTAATTCTAAGGTTTTACTTGGTCGGTTTGCATTTCGTCTCACACGCTCTACATCATTGCAGTATAATACAATGCAAATGATGTATGAAACAATCTACAATGCTTTAGTAGAAGTAGGGCTTGACAAAGAGCAAGAGCCTCAGGACTATTTGAATTTCTTTTGCCTTGGCAATCGTGAACCCGATTATGGTCGGCGGGAGTCATCAAATATCAAAAACACCTCTGGTAATACTCCACAGGTACACTAGCTATCCTTCACATTGTAATGACTCAAGCTACTGTGCTTCAGGCCCTATCTTCTGATTTTCTGGATGTATGTATCACTGCCCAGGCCCTAGCTCGGAGAAACCGTCGCTTCATGATCTATGTCCACTCAAAGGGAATGATAGTGGATGACGAATATGTAATATTGGGTTCTGCCAACATCAATCAACGATCGTTGGAAGGAACCAGAGATACTGAAATCGCAATCGGTGCATATCAGCCAAATCATAAATGGGCTAGCCAACAAGCTCACCCGAAAGCACAGGTAAACCTACCTTCTTTGTGTAGGCTGGAAATAATCCAATCTTACAAAACACTTGAGCTACCTTCTCTAAACTATCAGCATGACTAAAAAAATCAGGCTAATATAGCATTTGGCAGTGATACAAAGTTGGTAACTTTTCGGTGCAGATATATGGATACAGAATGTCACTCTGGGCAGAGCACACGGGTACTTTGGAGCCGTGCTTTGAGAATCCAGAGAGTTTGGAATGTGTGAAACGCATTAGATGGATGGGGCATCTCAACTGGCAAGAGTTTGAGTCTGAGGAAATGACCCCATTGAGAGGTCATTTGCTGAAGTATCCTGTACAAGTAGATGCAACAGGGAAGGTCATTCCTCTCCCCGGCTGTGAGACATTCCCCGACATGGGTGGCAAAATAATCGGAACATTCGCTGGGATTCAAGAAAATCTCACAATTTGATCATGGCATTGTTTGCTAGCAATGGAATTTTGTTGTTGTTCTTCTTATTCCTAACAAACATATCTCATACTTAGTCAAACTTAGGCTTGTGTACATATATATTCATTTGTAAGATACAGAAATGCATTTATTCATGTCTAGTGTAAGAATTTGATGTGCCTCAAGTTCTTggctttattcactttttattcTTATGATAGTGTAAGGCTATTATTAATCttgttaagaatattagtacTCTGTCccacaccaacaccaacaccaacacgtacaccaaatacactactactttctctactatgtctatttacttttccgcttatatctatattttactgttctacaaatcttttattattacttttatttttgttgaacATATATTAAAGGTACTCTTTCTCTTAATGTGAGAGTTGAATGAGCAGCTCAGCTCGAAGGAGTGCTCACAGCAGCTCGGTGCAGCTAGGCCAGGAAGTAGCGCCGACAAGTTTGTTATTTTCTGTTACTTGCAAATAGAGCAGTTAGAGCTCAAGTGTGTGGTGTAGTTTGTTGTGGAGCGGTTACTACTTCCTTCACTCTCATATAAGTTTAGTTTGTAGTTCATCTCAAGCATGAGAGTTTATGCGTTCATTTTCAATAATTGTTCATTCTTTTCTCAACCAAGTGTTCAACTTAGTCATCAGTTCTTCATTGTTGTGTGTGTATCAATTCCTTGTTTATACCTACCAGTGGCACCGTGTGTGTGAAGCACAAGAAGTGCGATTCAAGATCAGATTGGAAAAGAGGAATTGATCAACAAGCTATGGTGTCAAGATTAGAAACTGAGAAATTCACCCGGGGAAACGATTTTGGGCTATGGTGGATGAAAATTCGAACGATGCTAATCCAACAAGGGCTAGCAGCTGAGCTCAAAAAAGCTAATGAAAACGTAGATATAATTGTCTATCCATCTTCACATTGGTGGTTGTTACAAGTGAACCATCAGTAATAAAGACAAAACTAAGCAAGAGTTGGCAACTTCCGAGTAAATTATTTAGTCTGTATATAGAAAAGTAGCGTATTTTCTGTTAATCCATCCTCACATGGTTGAATGGATAACTGAATACATCAACATCAGCAATAGCAATAGCAATAGGGAATTAACACCTCTAAATAATTGTGTATCTTTTGCACttatttggagagagagagcCAGACTAGAACAACCACTCTGCGTCACTGCTTGGGCCTGCTTCTTTCAACCATGTTTGATGGACATGCACCCAGGTTAACCCATCGGCCACAGTCACATCCTGAGCccaaatataacaaaataatgAAAGCTGAGGCATATCAAAAGAGATAAAGGTCGGAATGAGATTAGCGAACTTACTTTTGAACTTAATAAAGCAGTGGTCAAACAGCATAGCCGTTCTCCGCCTGCAAGAGATGAAGGGAAGATGAAAACAATGAGCATTCAAGAATTTGTAGACCTAAAATGCGCCAATATCATCCAACACCTATTGGTTATCTCAGATATATATTCATCTCAAAGGTATGTTCCTAATGCCTATGAATATCGCAGCTTTATGATTTACAAATATCTCTTCATATATTTTTAAAGCATCTGTCTGATATTTGTGTTCATGAAGTAAGGGAATAATACTATAAGGTATTAGAACAAACAATTAAGGATTTCTAATGGCCTTTACTATAACTTTGGCATGAATAAGAACCTCTGCTATGTACAGTCAACCAGAACTATGATTATAAAGAAAACCAACAAACAGCAGAAAATGTGAGACGGTCTAAAGTTGAGTTTGACGCCAACACCCTTCATTTCCTCACACGCTCTATAATAAGATGGGGCTTGCATCAAGAAGCTCCAGATGAAGACTCGAGTGATGGTCAAAATACGTGGAGTGTGGGAATACATGGATATTTAGCATAGATAACTGAACAGCTATGAAGAAAAGGCTAGCACTTTTCGAGAAAGGATTTGGTGCAAACACAACAGGATCAAATGATCACCTGATTGCTCCCATTTCTTAAATCTCACCAGCCATGAGTCTGACCCAACCTGAACAGGTAAGACCTGATCTACCCAAACACGAAAGGGCTGG
This region includes:
- the LOC121744884 gene encoding phospholipase D beta 1-like isoform X1 — translated: MAHLTYSGSMGDGSHHCQGVQIVPFKTSTTSLQMLLLHGNLEICVEGAKNLPNMDLLNNSIGDMIGTLSGKIQTSDPYVTIAISGAVICRTFVIRDDENPVWDQHFNVPVAHYGTEVQFIVKDNDFLGSEIIGAVGIPMEQLTSGTRMSGTYPIIGANGKPCNKGAALSLWIQYIPMENMSIYHDGVGSNLKNEGVAGTYFPLRIGGTVTLYQDAHVHNGTLSDVVLSDGTTYKNGSCWRDIYDAISQARWLVYITGWSVYHLVQLVRDDPLVTNSSLGELLKSKSQEGVRILLLVWDDPTSTTILGYKTEGVMNTGDDETRRYFKHSCVKVLLCPRSAGRGSWAKKQETETIYTHHQKSVIVDAVAGDNRRKIIAFVGGLDLCKGRYDTPQHPIFSTLLSIHKDDYHNPNFVGPTLGCPREAWHDLHCRFDGQAACDILRNFEERWLKASKRHGQLKLSHDDSLLKLKRIPDILGLEESAKVTEGDPEAWNVQVFRSIDSNSVRGFPKDPRKATEKNLVCGKNVFIDMSIHTAYVKAIRAAQHFIYIENQYFLGSSYNWATYKNLGANNLIPMEIALKIAKKIRAKERFAVYIVIPMWPEGVPSSTATQRILFWQYNTMQMMYETIYNALVEVGLDKEQEPQDYLNFFCLGNREPDYGRRESSNIKNTSGNTPQALARRNRRFMIYVHSKGMIVDDEYVILGSANINQRSLEGTRDTEIAIGAYQPNHKWASQQAHPKAQIYGYRMSLWAEHTGTLEPCFENPESLECVKRIRWMGHLNWQEFESEEMTPLRGHLLKYPVQVDATGKVIPLPGCETFPDMGGKIIGTFAGIQENLTI
- the LOC121744884 gene encoding phospholipase D beta 1-like isoform X2; its protein translation is MAHLTYSGSMGDGSHHCQGVQIVPFKTSTTSLQMLLLHGNLEICVEGAKNLPNMDLLNNSIGDMIGTLSGKIQTSDPYVTIAISGAVICRTFVIRDDENPVWDQHFNVPVAHYGTEVQFIVKDNDFLGSEIIGAVGIPMEQLTSGTRMSGTYPIIGANGKPCNKGAALSLWIQYIPMENMSIYHDGVGSNLKNEDVVLSDGTTYKNGSCWRDIYDAISQARWLVYITGWSVYHLVQLVRDDPLVTNSSLGELLKSKSQEGVRILLLVWDDPTSTTILGYKTEGVMNTGDDETRRYFKHSCVKVLLCPRSAGRGSWAKKQETETIYTHHQKSVIVDAVAGDNRRKIIAFVGGLDLCKGRYDTPQHPIFSTLLSIHKDDYHNPNFVGPTLGCPREAWHDLHCRFDGQAACDILRNFEERWLKASKRHGQLKLSHDDSLLKLKRIPDILGLEESAKVTEGDPEAWNVQVFRSIDSNSVRGFPKDPRKATEKNLVCGKNVFIDMSIHTAYVKAIRAAQHFIYIENQYFLGSSYNWATYKNLGANNLIPMEIALKIAKKIRAKERFAVYIVIPMWPEGVPSSTATQRILFWQYNTMQMMYETIYNALVEVGLDKEQEPQDYLNFFCLGNREPDYGRRESSNIKNTSGNTPQALARRNRRFMIYVHSKGMIVDDEYVILGSANINQRSLEGTRDTEIAIGAYQPNHKWASQQAHPKAQIYGYRMSLWAEHTGTLEPCFENPESLECVKRIRWMGHLNWQEFESEEMTPLRGHLLKYPVQVDATGKVIPLPGCETFPDMGGKIIGTFAGIQENLTI